In one window of Deinobacterium chartae DNA:
- a CDS encoding NUDIX domain-containing protein produces the protein MTAAAQTTLTRDFTVAVFVIWGGRLLLHPHPKIGKLLPPGGHVEPGELPDEAAVRETLEETGLRVRLLGRRGPADDGVLPLVRPHGVQLEDIRPDHQHIDLIYFAEPEPGQDIRPLEPFAWYAADQLGAAPDEIRQWAAIALASGLEDDPLRRVLWESNFDPWESLHSALMVSGERADQLLAHVAQTKRTYWTLIARACGCEAPPAPGTELRDDLRALMHYELRAVGALSDVDRARRLNYSGRDLSVAELVRLSARHSVWHAGQVRATR, from the coding sequence TTGACCGCCGCCGCCCAAACCACCCTGACCCGCGACTTTACGGTCGCGGTTTTCGTGATCTGGGGCGGACGCCTGCTGCTGCACCCGCACCCCAAGATCGGCAAGCTGCTGCCCCCCGGCGGGCACGTGGAGCCCGGGGAACTGCCCGACGAGGCCGCCGTGCGCGAGACCCTCGAGGAGACCGGCCTGCGTGTGCGCCTGCTGGGGCGGCGCGGACCCGCCGACGACGGAGTGCTGCCGCTGGTGCGCCCGCACGGAGTGCAGCTCGAGGATATCCGGCCGGACCACCAGCACATCGACTTGATCTACTTTGCCGAGCCCGAGCCCGGGCAGGACATCCGGCCGCTTGAGCCCTTCGCGTGGTACGCGGCCGATCAGCTGGGCGCTGCGCCCGACGAGATCCGCCAGTGGGCGGCCATCGCCCTGGCCTCCGGCCTCGAAGATGACCCGCTACGGCGCGTGCTGTGGGAGTCGAACTTTGATCCCTGGGAGTCGCTGCACAGCGCCCTGATGGTGTCCGGCGAGCGCGCCGATCAGCTGCTCGCGCACGTTGCCCAGACCAAGCGGACCTACTGGACGCTGATCGCGCGGGCCTGCGGCTGTGAGGCTCCGCCCGCGCCCGGCACGGAGCTGCGCGATGACCTGCGCGCCCTGATGCACTACGAGTTGCGTGCGGTGGGCGCGCTGTCCGACGTGGACCGCGCCCGCCGCCTGAACTACTCGGGCCGCGACCTCAGCGTGGCCGAACTGGTCCGCCTCTCGGCCCGGCACTCGGTGTGGCACGCCGGACAGGTGCGCGCAACCCGGTGA
- the mutM gene encoding bifunctional DNA-formamidopyrimidine glycosylase/DNA-(apurinic or apyrimidinic site) lyase, with protein sequence MPELPEVETTRRLIEPQLTGARVLRVEHAHPERYLRTAAIEGRTVSELARRGKYILVRFHEREPALELIVHLGMTGGFRPQGGPHTRVTLHTDRGPLFFNDARRFGKWLVVPEGDYRELPTLAAMGPEPLSDDFSLAEFVRAARSAGAVKPWLLSQKPVAGLGNIYADEALWRAGIHPETRGLDEAQATRLHAAIREVLARAVEVGGSTLSDNTYQQPDGKPGYFQLEHSVYARERQPCPRCGTEIRKYWLAQRGTHYCPTCQAAP encoded by the coding sequence GTGCCTGAACTTCCCGAAGTCGAGACCACCCGGCGGCTGATCGAGCCGCAACTGACCGGGGCGCGGGTGCTGCGTGTCGAGCACGCGCATCCGGAGCGTTACCTGCGCACGGCGGCCATCGAGGGGCGCACCGTGTCCGAGCTCGCCCGGCGCGGCAAGTACATCCTGGTCCGCTTTCACGAGCGCGAACCGGCCCTGGAACTGATCGTGCACCTGGGCATGACCGGCGGCTTCCGCCCGCAGGGGGGCCCGCACACCCGCGTGACCCTGCACACCGACCGTGGACCGCTGTTTTTCAACGATGCGCGGCGCTTCGGCAAGTGGCTGGTGGTGCCCGAGGGAGATTACCGCGAGCTGCCCACCCTGGCCGCCATGGGCCCCGAGCCGCTCTCGGACGATTTTTCCCTGGCCGAGTTCGTGCGGGCAGCCCGCTCGGCGGGAGCGGTCAAACCCTGGCTGCTCTCGCAGAAGCCGGTGGCGGGGCTGGGCAACATCTACGCAGACGAGGCGCTGTGGCGCGCGGGCATTCACCCCGAGACCCGGGGCCTGGACGAGGCGCAGGCCACCCGGCTGCACGCGGCCATCCGCGAGGTGCTGGCCCGCGCGGTCGAGGTCGGAGGCTCGACCCTCTCGGACAACACCTACCAGCAGCCCGACGGTAAACCGGGCTACTTCCAGCTCGAGCACAGCGTGTATGCGCGCGAGCGTCAGCCCTGCCCGCGCTGCGGCACCGAGATCCGCAAGTACTGGCTGGCCCAGCGCGGCACCCACTACTG